The genomic interval AAGAAAACAAAACACTAAGACAAGCGTTAGAAATTAATTTACAAAAAGAATTTAAATTAGTATTTTCAGAAATAATTGGAAAAGATATAGGTGAAGATTTTATTTTAATAAACAAAGGCGCAAAAGACGGGGTTCTGGAAGGCATGCCTGTTATTACTTCAAACAAGATTTTAGTCGGAAGAATTAAAGAAGTTTATGAGAGTTTTTCAAAAGTAATACTGCTTTCTAATAAAGCTAAGGAAAATTCTTTTTATGTTAAAATTCATTCCCTTGATATTTCTATCAAAGCGAAAGGCAAAGGGGGTTCTAAATTATCTCTGGAAATGGTTCCTAAAGATCAAGAGCTTTTAAGGGGAGAGATTGTGAGAACTGATATTTTAGGAGGAATTTTTCCAAAAGATCTTTTGATTGGTGAAATTCAAAAAGTTGAAAAAAACGATGTTGAGCCATTTCAAAAAGTAGAGATATCGCTCTTTTTTGACATTAAAGAATGTAATTATTTATTTGTTATTTCGGAATTTTAAAAATTAAGAGATATGTTAAAAAAAATATTGCTCGTCATTTTAATTTTTTATTTTTTAACTTTATTTCAAGCAAGCTTTATGCCTTTTTTTGATATAAAGGGATTTACTATAAATATTGTCTTGGCTTTAGTAATTTTTATAAATCTTTTTGAATCTCAAGACAAGAAACTCGGCATTTACAGCGCTTTGGTCGCTGGATTTTTTTTAGATGTTTGGTCAAGCCAGTTTTTTGGGACAGAAATTCTATTATTAGTATTAACAGCGATTTTTATAAAATTAATTGTTAAAAAATATGTTCAAATTCCTACGTTTGGAAAGCTATAAAAACCGAAGAGTAAAAATAAAGTTTAAGGAAGAGATTGAACCTCAAGAAATTTTTTTAGATAAGCTGTCTAAAAGCAAATATGAAGATGGCGGTGTTTCTGAAAAAAAACTTGAGGTTCCTCTTTCAAAAAGAATCCTTCAGGGAATTTATTTGATTTTTTTAATCTTAATTCTTGTTCTTTTTGGAAAGACATTCCAGCTTCAAATAGTTCAAGGAGAAGATTTTTCTAAGTTGTCTAATGCAAACAAATTTATTGTTCAACAAATTGAAGCTCAAAGAGGAGTAATCTATGATAAAGATTTTATTCAGCTCGTTTTTAACAAAGCGAGTTTTGATTTAGTTTGCAATAAAGAGAATCTTCCTAAGAATGGAGAAAAAAGAAAACAAGTTTTTAGGGAAATTTCTGCAGTTATTGAAAAAGATATCGCTGTTCTTGATCAAGAAATAAATCAATCTCATGATTCTCCAGTTTTAATTAGCGAGAATCTTGCTTATGAAGAATTAATTGTACTTGAAGCAAGAAAAAAAGAATTTTCTGGATTTGAAATTGTTAATAATATAGTCAGAGGATATAAGGATGGAGAAATCTTTTCTCACATTATTGGTTATGAAAGAAAAACAGGAGAAAAAACAGGATTAGAAGATTCTTATAACCAATTTTTAGAAGAGAACTTAGGGAAAGTTGATATTGAAAGAGATGCTCAGGGCAATATAATATCAGAAAAAATTATTTCTCAGCCGGAACCAGGCAACAGTTTAAAGCTTTGGCTGGATTCTCAATTACAAGAAAAAGTTAAAACAGAATTAGAAGCAATAATTGAAGAGGTCGGTTCTAAAAAAGGAGCAGCTGTTGTTTTAGACGCTGAAACAGGCGGTGTTTTAGCAATGGTTAGTATTCCTAGTTTTGACAATAATCTTTTCAGCCAGGGAATGTCTGCTGAACAATGGGAAGAAATGAGTAAGAACATAGATAAACCATTATTTAATAGAGCGGTTTCAGCTACTTATCCAACTGGTTCTACTATTAAACCCTTAATCGCTGCTGCTGCTTTGGAGGAAAACATAGTCACTCCAGAAAAAAAGATTTTTTGTGAGGGAAAAATTATTATTAATAGTCCATGGGATGAGGAAGTGTTTTGGCAATTTAATGATTGGAAGGTCCATCATTGGACGAATATAAGGAAAGCTATTGCTGAATCTTGTAATATCTTTTTTTATACAGTTGGCGGAGGATATAAAGATATTAAAGGATTGGGAGTAGATAAAATGAAAAAGTATCTTGAGCTTTTTGGCTGGGCGCAAAAAACAAATATTGATCTTCCTGAAGAAAAAAAAGGATTTATTCCAGATAAAGAATGGAAGAAAAGGTATTTTAAGAATAAAATAGATCAAATGTGGATGCCCGGTGATAATTATAATCTTGCTATTGGCCAGGGATATTTGGAAGTTACTCCATTACAGGTAGCTAGTGCTTTTGTAAGTATTGCTAATAGAGGCACTCTTTATGAACCAAGGGTGGTTAAAGAAATTATAGATAAAAATAAAAATATTAAAGAAGAAATTGAGCCAAAAATTATTCGTCAGGATTTTATAAGCCAAGAAACTATTGAAGTTGTTAGACAAGGAATGCGGCAGGCAGTTACCAATGGTTCAGCTACTGGCTGGCTGGATTCTTTACCAGTAAAAGCAGCGGCAAAAACAGGTACTACTGAAACAGGCAGAAAGGATTATTATCATAATTGGGTGACTGTTTTTGCACCTTATGATGACCCAAAAATTGTTTTAACTCTTGTCATTGAGGATGTTAAAGGCGAGATGGTCGCTGCACTGCCAACTGCCCGCGCCATACTTGATTGGTATTTTCGCCCGCAAGAATAAAAAGATCAAGATAGATTTTTCAATTTTTTTGACTTAAAGCAAAAAATAGGATAACCTATAATTAGGTCAATTTTTAATTTTTCACTTTTCATTTTTAACTTGAGCGAAGCGAATATGTCAACAATAGAAGAAATTAGAAAAATACGTTTGAAAAAACTTAAAGCTATTGAAAAAGCAGGTTTTTCTGCTTATCCATTAGAAACAAAAAGAACTCATACTTGTTTAGCGGCAATTAAAGATTTTGCCAAATTATCCCGTTCTCAAAAAGAGATAATTGTAGTGGGCAGAATCCGCTCTATTCGTGAGCACGGCGGTTCAACTTTTTTACATATTAAAGACGGTACTGGCATAATCCAGATTTATTTTAAAAAAGACAGATTGGGTGAAAAAAGCTATAAATTCTTTTTGGAAAATTTTGACATTGGTGATTTTATTGAAACAAGAGGGATTTTATTTAAAACAAAAAGAGAAGAAAAAACTCTTGAAGTGAGTGATTATAAAATACTGGCAAAGGCATTGCTTCCTCTGCCGGAAAAATGGCATGGCTTAAAAGATATTGAAGAAAGATATAGAAAAAGATACTTGGATTTAATATTCAACCAGGAAGTGAAAGAAAGATTTATTTTACGCACAAGGATTATCAAGGAAATTCGCAGTTTTTTAGATAAAAAAGGATTTTTAGAAGTGGAAACACCTATTTTACAGCCAATCTATGGCGGGGCCAAAGCAAAGCCGTTTAAGACCCATTTGAATGCTCTTAATATGGATTTATTTTTAAGAATTGCCCCAGAGCTTCAATTAAAAAAACTTTTAGTAGGTGGTTTTGAAAAACTTTATGAAATAGGCAGATTATTTAGAAACGAAGGCATGGATAGGGAGCATAATCCAGAATATACTTCATTTGAACTTTATTGGGCTTATGCTGATTATAAAGATATGATGAAATTTTTTGAAGAAATGTTTGGATATTTCCTAAAAAAGACATTTGGTAAATTGGAGATTGAGTATGAAAATAAAAAAATTAACTTTAAAACGCCTTGGCAGCGAATTGAATTTTCACAGCTTCTTAGGAAATATGCGAAGATTAATTTGTCGGAAATAAATGAAAAGGCATTGGCAAAAAAAGCAAAGCAATTGGGAATTAAATTAGATAAGGGGATAGGAAAAGCAGAAATCGCTGATGAAATTTATAAAAAGTTTTGCCGTCCAAAAATTTGGCAACCAACATTTGTAATTCATCATCCATTAGGAAGTTTTCCCTTGGCAAAAGAACTTGGAAAAAGTAGTTCAGCGCACATTAGAGATGAAATTTCTGGGAAAGAAAAATTAGCCAATTTTCAATTAGTAATTGCTGGTTGGGAAATAGCTCTGGGTTTTTCTGAACTTAATAATCCTTTAGAGCAGAGAAAAAGATTTGAGGAACAGGAAAGAATGTTTAAGAAAGGATTTGAGGAAGCGCAGAGAATAGATGAGGATTTTTTAGGGGCGTTGGAATACGGTATGCCACCAGCTGCTGGTTTTGGAATGGGCATTGACCGCTTGGTTGCATTACTTACTAATTCGCATTCATTGCGAGAAGTAATTTTATTCCCAACGATGAAAAAACGCTCAGAAATATAACTTTTAGGATACGTTCGCTCACCCCATCCGGCTCGCTCACTCTATCCTCGCCTCGCTCTCTCGCTCCGCTCGAACCATGCCCGCTCGGCTCCGGGTGCTCATAAAAGTTACATTTCCCTCGCTAAAATAAAATTATGCTTGACATAAAATTTATCAGAGAAAATCCAGAAAAAGTTAAACAAGGTTGTCAAAAAAAGCAGGTCAAGGTTGATATTGATCAGATTTTGCTTTTGGATAAAAAAAGAAGAGGATTCCTTCAAAAAATAGATTCTTTACGTGCTGCCCAAAACAAGATTAGCGAAGGAGGAGGAAAAGATAAAGCCCAAATTGAGAAAGCAAAAGAATTAAAAAATCAGATTAAAAAATTAGAAAAGGAATTTAAAAAAACTTATCAAGAGTTTAACGCTTTGATGCTCCAAGTTCCGAATTTACCTTTTGATGATGTGCCAGAAGGAAAAGATGAATCAGAAAATAAAGTTTTAAGAGAAGGGGGCAAGAAGCCGAAATTTGACTTTAAAAACAAGGATTATTTAGAAATTGCTCAAGATTTGGATTTAATTGATATCAAAAGAGCAGCCAAAGTTTCTGGTACAAGATTTGGTTATCTAAAAAACGAAGCAGTTTTGCTTGAGTTTGCATTAATAAATTTCGCTTTTGAGACATTAACAAAGGAGGGTTTTATTCCAATTATTCCTCCGGTGATGATAAAATCAGAAACAATGGAGGCAATGGGTTATATTGCCACAAAAGAGGATTTAGCCGAAAGATATTTTTTTGAAAAAGATAATTTATTTTTAGTGGGAACAGCAGAGCAGTCAGTTGGACCAATGCATAAAGATGAGATTTTTGAAGAAAATGACTTACCAAAAAGATATTTAGCTTTTTCAACTTGTTTCAGAGAAGAAGCAGGTTCTTATGGTAAGGATACCAAGGGAATACTTCGGGTTCATCAGTTTGATAAGGTTGAAATGTTTAGTTTTTGCAAACCTGACATTTCAAAGAGAGAACATGAATTTTTTCTGAGCTTAGAAGAAAAATTAATGAAGGCATTAAATCTTCCTTATCAGGTAGTCAAAAATTGTAGTGGTGATATGGCATTTCCTACTGCTATTCAATACGATATTGAAACATGGATTCCTTCTGAAGATAGATATAGAGAAACTCATTCTACTTCAAATTGCACAGATTTTCAGAGCAGACGATTAAATATCCGTTATCGCAATTCTAAAACTCAAAAATTAGAGTTTATTCATACTGTTAATGGTACTGCTTTTGCTATTGGAAGAATTTTAATTGCCATTTTAGAAAACTTCCAACAAAAAGATGGCTCTGTTTTAATCCCAAAAGTTTTACAGAAATACTTAGATTGTAAAATTATTTCTAAAAAATGAAAACTTTAGTTATCCTTCACGGCTGGCAGAGTTCAAAAGAGAAATGGCAAACCGTAAAACAAGAACTCCAAAAACGCACCGAGAACGGTTCTCGGTGTGTTGAAATTAAGGTAATTATTCCTGATTTGCCGGGTTTTAAGAAAGAGACACAATTAGACAGAGTTTGGGATTTAGATGATTATATTAAATGGTTAGAGAATTTTATTTCTGAAAATTCGAAAACCTCTTGCCCTGAGCTTGCCGAAGGGTTTTATTTATTAGGTCACTCATTTGGCGGCAGAATGGCAATAAAATTCGCTGTCAAGCATCCAGAAAAACTAAAGGGCCTGATTTTAGTTTCTTCTGCCGGCATAAAACCAAAACAAAACATTTTCTACTTGACGTTTCTTGCGGTCGCAAAATTTGTCAAATCTATATTTTTAAAAATTCCTATATTGAAAAATTCTTTTCCCTTTTTTAGAAATATTTTTTATAAATATATTTTAAGAAAAACTGATTATTTAAAAGCAGAAAAATTGCCATATCTCCAAGAAACTTTTAAGAATATCATTAAAGAAGATTTAAGAGAGTATTTTTCTAAAATTAAAATCCCGACTTTAATTATCTGGGGCGATAAAGACAGAATGACCCTCTTAAAAGACGCTTATTTGATGAAAGAAAAAATAAAAGGTTCAGAATTAGAAATTATAAAAAATGTTGCCCACACTCCGCATTTAGAAAAACCAGAAATTTTAGC from Candidatus Parcubacteria bacterium carries:
- a CDS encoding alpha/beta hydrolase, whose amino-acid sequence is MKTLVILHGWQSSKEKWQTVKQELQKRTENGSRCVEIKVIIPDLPGFKKETQLDRVWDLDDYIKWLENFISENSKTSCPELAEGFYLLGHSFGGRMAIKFAVKHPEKLKGLILVSSAGIKPKQNIFYLTFLAVAKFVKSIFLKIPILKNSFPFFRNIFYKYILRKTDYLKAEKLPYLQETFKNIIKEDLREYFSKIKIPTLIIWGDKDRMTLLKDAYLMKEKIKGSELEIIKNVAHTPHLEKPEILAQKIMNFIKK
- the mreC gene encoding rod shape-determining protein MreC; this translates as MYIIEIMRFNIGKRKVIIIALVFLLFLFLNLSGLSKEVREVFYNISYPVQKVFWEKGSVVSNFFSPIFNAKNLNKENYELKYKNQEFIQQLIFLQGLEEENKTLRQALEINLQKEFKLVFSEIIGKDIGEDFILINKGAKDGVLEGMPVITSNKILVGRIKEVYESFSKVILLSNKAKENSFYVKIHSLDISIKAKGKGGSKLSLEMVPKDQELLRGEIVRTDILGGIFPKDLLIGEIQKVEKNDVEPFQKVEISLFFDIKECNYLFVISEF
- the serS gene encoding serine--tRNA ligase gives rise to the protein MLDIKFIRENPEKVKQGCQKKQVKVDIDQILLLDKKRRGFLQKIDSLRAAQNKISEGGGKDKAQIEKAKELKNQIKKLEKEFKKTYQEFNALMLQVPNLPFDDVPEGKDESENKVLREGGKKPKFDFKNKDYLEIAQDLDLIDIKRAAKVSGTRFGYLKNEAVLLEFALINFAFETLTKEGFIPIIPPVMIKSETMEAMGYIATKEDLAERYFFEKDNLFLVGTAEQSVGPMHKDEIFEENDLPKRYLAFSTCFREEAGSYGKDTKGILRVHQFDKVEMFSFCKPDISKREHEFFLSLEEKLMKALNLPYQVVKNCSGDMAFPTAIQYDIETWIPSEDRYRETHSTSNCTDFQSRRLNIRYRNSKTQKLEFIHTVNGTAFAIGRILIAILENFQQKDGSVLIPKVLQKYLDCKIISKK
- the lysS gene encoding lysine--tRNA ligase; its protein translation is MSTIEEIRKIRLKKLKAIEKAGFSAYPLETKRTHTCLAAIKDFAKLSRSQKEIIVVGRIRSIREHGGSTFLHIKDGTGIIQIYFKKDRLGEKSYKFFLENFDIGDFIETRGILFKTKREEKTLEVSDYKILAKALLPLPEKWHGLKDIEERYRKRYLDLIFNQEVKERFILRTRIIKEIRSFLDKKGFLEVETPILQPIYGGAKAKPFKTHLNALNMDLFLRIAPELQLKKLLVGGFEKLYEIGRLFRNEGMDREHNPEYTSFELYWAYADYKDMMKFFEEMFGYFLKKTFGKLEIEYENKKINFKTPWQRIEFSQLLRKYAKINLSEINEKALAKKAKQLGIKLDKGIGKAEIADEIYKKFCRPKIWQPTFVIHHPLGSFPLAKELGKSSSAHIRDEISGKEKLANFQLVIAGWEIALGFSELNNPLEQRKRFEEQERMFKKGFEEAQRIDEDFLGALEYGMPPAAGFGMGIDRLVALLTNSHSLREVILFPTMKKRSEI
- the mreD gene encoding rod shape-determining protein MreD translates to MLKKILLVILIFYFLTLFQASFMPFFDIKGFTINIVLALVIFINLFESQDKKLGIYSALVAGFFLDVWSSQFFGTEILLLVLTAIFIKLIVKKYVQIPTFGKL
- the mrdA gene encoding penicillin-binding protein 2, producing MFKFLRLESYKNRRVKIKFKEEIEPQEIFLDKLSKSKYEDGGVSEKKLEVPLSKRILQGIYLIFLILILVLFGKTFQLQIVQGEDFSKLSNANKFIVQQIEAQRGVIYDKDFIQLVFNKASFDLVCNKENLPKNGEKRKQVFREISAVIEKDIAVLDQEINQSHDSPVLISENLAYEELIVLEARKKEFSGFEIVNNIVRGYKDGEIFSHIIGYERKTGEKTGLEDSYNQFLEENLGKVDIERDAQGNIISEKIISQPEPGNSLKLWLDSQLQEKVKTELEAIIEEVGSKKGAAVVLDAETGGVLAMVSIPSFDNNLFSQGMSAEQWEEMSKNIDKPLFNRAVSATYPTGSTIKPLIAAAALEENIVTPEKKIFCEGKIIINSPWDEEVFWQFNDWKVHHWTNIRKAIAESCNIFFYTVGGGYKDIKGLGVDKMKKYLELFGWAQKTNIDLPEEKKGFIPDKEWKKRYFKNKIDQMWMPGDNYNLAIGQGYLEVTPLQVASAFVSIANRGTLYEPRVVKEIIDKNKNIKEEIEPKIIRQDFISQETIEVVRQGMRQAVTNGSATGWLDSLPVKAAAKTGTTETGRKDYYHNWVTVFAPYDDPKIVLTLVIEDVKGEMVAALPTARAILDWYFRPQE